From the genome of Streptomyces ficellus:
GCGGCCGCGCCCGCCGCCGGCGCCCCACCGAGCAAGGCACCCGGGCCGGCCCGCACCGGGGCGGCGCGCCGGGGCTCGCGGCGGGCCCACCGGGTCAAGGCGCCCCCGCCCGGGGTGGCGCGCGCCGGTCAGGGGGCCGGGGGCGTCACCGAGCGGGTCAGGCGGGCGCCGAGGCTGTGCACGTAGGAGGCCAGGGCGTCCGGGCCGTGCACCGTGAACTCGCAGTCGACCAGCGCCAGCCGCAGCGCCAGCCACTCCACCGAGTCCGCCGACCGGGCGCGCAGCCGGCAGGTGCCGGGGCCGGTGGGCGTGGGCGCGGGCGTGAGGTTCGAGGGCAGGCGGGCGGTCACGAACTCCGCCGGCGCCGCGAAGGTGACGTCCACGTCGTGCTCCGGCTGCGCCCGTGACGCCGAGTGCGACAGCATCTCGGCCGCGTCCGCCGCCGGGAGCTCGCGCGGGGCGAACCGGGCGCCGGTCGCGAACGGCTCGGACACCCGGTCGACGCGGAACGTCCGCCAGTCCTCGCGCTCCAGGTCGTAGGCCACCAGGTACCAGCGGTGCCCGGTCGACACCAGGCGGTAGGGCTCGACCAGCCGCCTGCTCTCCGCCCCGTCGCCCGCGCGGTAGCCGAACCGCAGCCGCTCGTGGGCGGTGACCGCGGCCGCGAGCGTGGTCAGCGTGGAGGGCGCGACCGTCGCGCCGTCGCCGCGCGTCAGCGGGATCGTCGCGTTCTGGAGGGTGGCGACCCGGTGCCGCAGCCGCGCCGGGAGCACCTGCTCCAGCTTGGCCAGCGCCCGTACGGCCGCCTCCTCCACGCCCTCGATGGCGTGGCCCGCCCCGGCGCGCAGCCCCACGGCGATGGCGACCGCCTCCTCGTCGTCCAGCAGCAGCGGCGGCATCGCGGCGCCGGCCACCAGCCGGTACCCGCCGACCGCGCCGCGGGTCGCCTCGACCGGGTACCCCAGGTCGCGCAGCCGGTCGATGTCGCGGCGGATG
Proteins encoded in this window:
- a CDS encoding helix-turn-helix transcriptional regulator: MTDTPARLLNLLSLLQTPREWPGTELADRLHVSPRTIRRDIDRLRDLGYPVEATRGAVGGYRLVAGAAMPPLLLDDEEAVAIAVGLRAGAGHAIEGVEEAAVRALAKLEQVLPARLRHRVATLQNATIPLTRGDGATVAPSTLTTLAAAVTAHERLRFGYRAGDGAESRRLVEPYRLVSTGHRWYLVAYDLEREDWRTFRVDRVSEPFATGARFAPRELPAADAAEMLSHSASRAQPEHDVDVTFAAPAEFVTARLPSNLTPAPTPTGPGTCRLRARSADSVEWLALRLALVDCEFTVHGPDALASYVHSLGARLTRSVTPPAP